The Salinispora tropica CNB-440 genome has a window encoding:
- a CDS encoding scyllo-inosamine-4-phosphate amidinotransferase, translating to MRLHSFDEWSPLREIVLGSASGYRQQARDLSFDLFFYDNLVHDNPKTHPIYYPRLSTHGQPTPGSLTSKTLDIKQRYVDELHEDVEGIAGTLESLGVRVHRPMNLREGAAHFATPAWSATALPPLNVRDNTLILGDEIIETPPMMRSRYFETQFLKPVFMEYFKHGARWTVMPRPWMTDRSFDLARAEQIVTMETVPTINDSPYDVGIEMLFDAAQCLRFGRDILVNIATANHLLACEWLERHLEGRYTIHRIDRLTDSHIDSMVLPLRPGTLLIRSRRFLEYLPKALQKWDVIEAPEPKAQNFPQYDDDDVILTSPFIDLNVLSIDERTIMVNDSCPELSRALEQHGFEVVPVRHRHRRLFGGGLHCFTLDTVRDGKLENYFS from the coding sequence ATGAGGCTGCACAGTTTCGATGAGTGGTCGCCGTTGCGCGAAATCGTCCTTGGTTCGGCCTCGGGCTACCGACAGCAGGCCCGCGACCTCTCCTTCGACCTCTTCTTCTACGACAACCTGGTCCATGACAACCCAAAAACTCACCCCATCTACTATCCACGGCTCTCGACCCACGGCCAGCCGACGCCGGGATCATTGACCTCGAAAACCCTGGACATCAAACAACGCTACGTGGACGAGCTACACGAAGACGTGGAAGGGATAGCCGGGACGCTCGAGTCCCTAGGCGTACGCGTTCACCGACCGATGAACCTCCGCGAGGGCGCAGCACACTTCGCCACACCCGCATGGTCCGCCACCGCGCTGCCGCCCCTGAACGTCCGGGACAACACGTTGATCCTGGGTGACGAGATCATCGAAACGCCACCAATGATGCGCTCGCGCTACTTCGAGACGCAATTCCTGAAGCCCGTTTTCATGGAGTACTTCAAGCACGGCGCCCGGTGGACGGTCATGCCCCGACCGTGGATGACCGACCGCTCCTTCGACCTCGCCCGCGCCGAGCAGATCGTCACCATGGAGACGGTGCCCACCATCAACGACTCCCCCTACGACGTGGGCATCGAAATGCTCTTCGACGCCGCACAGTGCCTGCGATTCGGTCGGGATATCCTGGTCAACATCGCGACGGCGAACCACCTCCTCGCGTGCGAATGGTTGGAGCGCCACCTGGAGGGCCGCTACACCATCCACCGGATCGACCGGCTGACCGACAGCCACATCGACAGCATGGTGCTCCCCCTGCGACCGGGCACGTTGTTGATCCGCTCCCGACGGTTCCTCGAGTACCTGCCCAAAGCCCTCCAGAAGTGGGATGTCATCGAGGCCCCAGAGCCGAAAGCACAGAACTTCCCCCAGTACGACGACGATGACGTCATCCTCACCAGCCCGTTCATCGACCTGAACGTGTTGTCGATCGACGAGCGCACTATCATGGTCAACGATTCCTGCCCGGAGCTGAGCCGTGCACTGGAACAGCACGGCTTCGAGGTCGTACCCGTACGTCATCGCCATCGGCGACTGTTCGGCGGCGGCCTCCACTGCTTCACCCTGGACACCGTTCGCGACGGCAAACTCGAGAACTACTTCTCCTGA
- a CDS encoding type 1 glutamine amidotransferase domain-containing protein, with translation MSKILFVVTGADHWELADGTRHPTGVWAEEIVVPHEMLTSAGHEVVIATPDGVVPRVDRGSLLPEFTGGPAGAVRMTEAVEGLEGLRKPIRLAEVDLDEYQAVFYPGGHGPMEDLAVDQDSGRLLVAAQQAKKPLGIVCHGPAALLAAVTADGSNAFAGCRVAAFTNVEEAQAGFADKAKWLLQDRLVDIGVQFQEGEAWAPNVVVDGNLITGQNPASSEQVATELLAKLS, from the coding sequence ATGTCAAAGATCCTGTTCGTGGTGACCGGCGCTGACCACTGGGAGCTCGCCGACGGCACCCGGCATCCCACCGGCGTCTGGGCCGAGGAGATCGTGGTTCCCCACGAGATGTTGACCAGCGCCGGCCACGAGGTCGTGATCGCCACCCCGGACGGGGTGGTGCCGCGGGTGGACCGGGGCAGCCTGCTGCCGGAGTTCACCGGTGGGCCGGCGGGCGCTGTCCGGATGACCGAAGCCGTGGAGGGCCTCGAGGGCCTGCGCAAGCCGATCCGCCTGGCGGAGGTCGACCTCGACGAGTACCAGGCTGTCTTCTATCCGGGTGGTCACGGGCCGATGGAGGACCTGGCGGTTGACCAGGACTCCGGTCGGCTGCTGGTGGCCGCCCAGCAGGCGAAGAAGCCGCTCGGCATCGTCTGTCACGGACCGGCGGCGCTGCTCGCCGCGGTGACCGCCGATGGCAGCAACGCCTTCGCCGGATGCCGGGTGGCGGCCTTCACCAACGTGGAGGAGGCCCAGGCCGGCTTTGCCGACAAGGCCAAGTGGTTGCTCCAGGATCGCCTGGTCGACATCGGCGTGCAGTTCCAGGAAGGCGAGGCGTGGGCGCCGAACGTGGTCGTCGACGGCAACCTGATCACCGGGCAGAACCCGGCCTCCTCCGAACAGGTCGCCACGGAGCTGCTGGCTAAACTGAGCTGA
- a CDS encoding TetR/AcrR family transcriptional regulator — MDSGRLSDVLDATYTCLIRYGVRRTTMDDIAAAMGVSRSAVYQYVRGKDDAFRQLAGRLHTQALTRARQAAGQDAPCVQRIRGVLAAKLDLSLHLIGDSPHTAELIDSKARLFGEICTEFTVELRKLLAGLFTEAGAADADAAAEICVALVAGLETAPNGRHLLGRAVDALVPGLLPPAEPVGHVSGTTV, encoded by the coding sequence ATGGACAGTGGCCGGCTCTCCGACGTCCTCGACGCCACCTACACCTGCCTGATCAGATATGGCGTACGGCGGACGACGATGGATGACATCGCCGCCGCGATGGGCGTCTCCCGGTCCGCTGTCTACCAGTACGTTCGGGGCAAGGATGACGCGTTCCGGCAGCTCGCCGGGCGCCTGCACACCCAGGCGCTGACCCGTGCTCGGCAGGCGGCCGGCCAGGACGCCCCCTGTGTCCAGCGCATCCGGGGCGTCCTGGCCGCCAAGCTTGACCTGTCCCTCCACCTGATCGGGGACTCGCCGCACACCGCTGAGCTGATCGACAGCAAGGCCCGGTTGTTCGGTGAGATCTGCACCGAGTTCACCGTGGAGTTGCGGAAGTTGCTGGCGGGCCTCTTCACCGAGGCGGGCGCGGCGGACGCGGACGCGGCAGCCGAGATCTGCGTTGCCCTGGTTGCCGGCCTGGAGACGGCCCCAAACGGTCGGCACCTGCTGGGCCGTGCCGTCGACGCGCTCGTCCCCGGACTGCTGCCCCCGGCCGAGCCGGTCGGTCACGTCAGTGGCACCACTGTTTAG
- a CDS encoding peptide ligase PGM1-related protein — MTTLIIGNSRTWEMVGDLAALTSDQLRGGGCAAQRMLWFARDGDVLVLPFAPPADYLSYVTHLTGTRASSLTTVIPPPGSLGSDILTPDRLTDPHFLDNLRGVLGSRPPTRIFAVYKDLSITGLARTLGAEAALPGYPFSAQAGDALVNSKAGFRALAAGAGVPTAPGTVVARPEQALEAIADLFDQGHSAIVKMEFNGGGLGNEVLSRTDGVVPTGAPRTVVLPDRPALQSYVQRRWEWLTAGHAHRLVVERFFPRSTTIYAEFIVTDEAAQLIGVGDLLMQPTAIGGVLPAQTIDAETRAELLDGARRLVESLRVLGYRGVVCADAIATVDKQVLFTEINCRLTGSTHLHLALYGRVVDPGYREKRIFLERFGWAVPSFTAAVERLGTAGLAYDPTSRTGVVITSNDVDADGTVACCAIADEPQAAEELHRRRGELFVDQSA, encoded by the coding sequence ATGACAACGTTGATCATCGGCAACAGTCGAACCTGGGAGATGGTCGGCGATCTGGCGGCGCTGACCTCCGACCAGCTACGCGGCGGTGGCTGTGCCGCGCAGCGCATGCTGTGGTTCGCCCGGGACGGCGACGTACTGGTGTTGCCATTCGCTCCGCCGGCGGACTACCTGAGCTACGTCACTCACCTGACCGGAACCCGTGCCTCGTCACTGACCACGGTGATCCCTCCACCCGGCAGTCTTGGCTCGGACATCCTCACTCCCGATCGGCTCACCGATCCGCACTTCCTTGACAATCTTCGCGGCGTTCTCGGTAGCCGACCACCGACCAGAATCTTCGCCGTCTACAAAGACCTCTCCATCACCGGGCTCGCCCGGACACTAGGCGCCGAGGCAGCTCTGCCCGGCTATCCGTTCAGCGCCCAGGCAGGCGACGCGTTGGTGAACAGCAAGGCCGGGTTTCGGGCGCTGGCCGCCGGAGCCGGGGTGCCAACCGCGCCGGGCACCGTGGTCGCCCGGCCGGAACAGGCACTGGAGGCGATAGCCGACCTCTTCGACCAGGGGCACAGCGCCATCGTGAAGATGGAGTTCAACGGAGGTGGCCTCGGCAACGAGGTCCTCAGCCGTACCGATGGCGTCGTGCCGACCGGCGCACCTCGGACGGTGGTGTTGCCGGACCGCCCCGCGCTGCAGTCATACGTACAGCGGCGGTGGGAATGGCTCACCGCAGGCCACGCACACCGGCTCGTGGTGGAGCGGTTCTTCCCCAGGTCCACCACCATCTACGCGGAGTTCATCGTTACCGACGAGGCAGCGCAGCTGATCGGGGTGGGTGATCTGCTGATGCAGCCAACGGCGATCGGCGGGGTGCTGCCGGCGCAGACGATCGACGCGGAGACCAGAGCAGAGTTGCTCGACGGCGCCCGCCGGCTGGTCGAGTCCCTACGTGTACTCGGCTACCGGGGCGTGGTCTGTGCCGACGCTATTGCCACTGTGGACAAGCAGGTGCTCTTCACCGAGATCAACTGTCGCCTGACCGGCTCAACCCACCTGCACCTGGCCCTCTACGGTCGGGTGGTCGATCCCGGGTACCGAGAGAAGCGGATCTTCCTGGAACGCTTCGGTTGGGCCGTGCCGTCGTTCACGGCGGCTGTCGAGCGGCTCGGTACGGCCGGCTTGGCCTACGACCCCACCAGCCGTACCGGGGTCGTGATCACCTCCAACGACGTTGACGCGGACGGTACCGTCGCCTGTTGCGCCATCGCGGACGAACCTCAGGCCGCGGAGGAGCTGCACCGCCGGCGGGGGGAACTCTTCGTGGACCAGTCGGCATGA